The following proteins come from a genomic window of Nicotiana tomentosiformis chromosome 12, ASM39032v3, whole genome shotgun sequence:
- the LOC104110421 gene encoding uncharacterized protein: MARKIMILALVFFGMVCMASAIDGPAALKDAANAPIAVENNDVIGIVDETTENGIVAAAPVGGPVPANAFPNISLPSPPNSGATIGTLEFFSIATTVVSAAIAGSFFF; encoded by the exons ATGGCACGTAAAATCATGATTCTTGCCCTCGTTTTCTTCGGCATGGTGTGCATGGCCTCAGCCATTGATGGGCCGGCAGCTTTGAAAGACGCCGCAAACGCTCCGATTGCAGTTGAGAATAACGATGTCATTG GTATCGTTGATGAAACCACGGAAAATGGAATTGTAGCTGCTGCACCAGTTGGTGGACCAGTTCCTGCAAATGCTTTCCCTAACATAAGTTTGCCATCACCACCAAATAGTGGTGCCACAATTGGCACCCTTGAATTTTTCTCTATTGCCACCACTGTTGTCTCTGCTGCCATTGCTGGTTCATTCTTTTTTTGA